From Nitrospirota bacterium:
ATTTTAAAGGGGGATGAAACTACAAAACATATACCGGTAATAATGCTCACTGCCAAGGGTGAGGAGGTGGATAGAATTGTAGGCTTCGAACTCGGGGCGGACGATTATATTATTAAACCCTTCAGCCCAAGGGAACTGGTGCTGCGGGTAAAGGCAGTATTAAAAAGGGGGCATGAGGAAGAGACCAGGACTATTAAAGCAGGGCCTGTTACGATAGATATTAGTAAATCATCGGCAATTCTTGATGGAAAGCTATTAAACCTGACGGCTACGGAATTTAAACTGCTCGTGGAACTGACCAAATCTCCTGGAAGGGTCCTGACGAGAGGGGTCTTGCTTGACAGGGTCTGGGGCAGTGACTGTTATGTTATTGACCGGACTGTTGACACACATATCACAAGGCTTCGCGAAAAGCTTGGCGACCACGGGGACTGCATTGAGACGGTCCGCGGATTCGGTTACAAATTCAGGGAGGAGTACTAATCAGTGAAGCTACTGGAAGCAGTTGTAAGAGAGATGGAAATAGGGGTCCTTGTAATTGATTCAGGAGAAAATATCCTCTTCATGAACCCCTTTTTTAGAGATTCCTTCCTGATTAGAGAGGCACTGTCTGTAAAAAAGGCAGCGGACATTATAAAAGACCACACTCTTCTGGAGGCAATAGAAAGGACACTGCAGGCAAAAGACAATAACCCGGAAAAGGTTACAATTGAGGGAAAGAACGGGGAGACACTGGAAGTCAGGCTTGTCCATTTTGAAGAAGAATCCATCAGGGGGTTGATAGGATTCTTTCAGGATATTACTGAAGAGAAAAGGGTTGAGGCCATCAAGAGGGATTTCGTGGCCAATGTAAGTCATGAGCTGCGTACCCCCCTTGCAAGCATAAAAGGTTATGCC
This genomic window contains:
- a CDS encoding response regulator, with protein sequence MKITILIVDDENDILTLLKYNLENSGFRVISAQDGPEALNIAKKERPDLIILDIMLPSMEGTEVCKILKGDETTKHIPVIMLTAKGEEVDRIVGFELGADDYIIKPFSPRELVLRVKAVLKRGHEEETRTIKAGPVTIDISKSSAILDGKLLNLTATEFKLLVELTKSPGRVLTRGVLLDRVWGSDCYVIDRTVDTHITRLREKLGDHGDCIETVRGFGYKFREEY